In Thauera aromatica K172, one DNA window encodes the following:
- a CDS encoding ABC transporter substrate-binding protein, with the protein MNKKSIASFVGVALGAAVAVAPAHAQNVRIGLLGGISGPIAAMAPPMIQASQLAAAQINEQGGILKGGRLELVVGDSACNPQNATDAATKAVNIDRILASVGPHCSGAVLAAANSVTVPAGVLMVTPSATSPEVSRIADKDLVFRTVPSDDYQGRALARTLKARGITKVAVAYLNNDYGKGLAEAFKAEFEAGGGTLAGYSGHEDGKASYRSDLAQLARGGADTLVIFDYGDGTGLTILRQALENNFFKTFIGADGMKSEAVIRALGEQNLSTFFSSSPVGEASASLDAFRTAFRAGGGDPEAIFVTTSYDAAFLVALAIEQAGGERSKLSAALRAVASAPGEPILAGEWAKAKKLIAAGKDIDYKGAAGDHEFDPAGDVPGRYAFFKVSGGTYEAIAEMK; encoded by the coding sequence GTGAATAAAAAGTCCATCGCAAGCTTCGTCGGTGTGGCGCTCGGTGCCGCCGTGGCGGTCGCGCCTGCCCATGCGCAGAACGTCAGGATCGGCCTCCTCGGCGGAATTTCGGGGCCGATCGCGGCGATGGCCCCGCCGATGATCCAGGCTTCGCAGCTGGCGGCTGCGCAGATCAATGAACAGGGCGGCATCCTCAAGGGCGGCAGGCTCGAGTTGGTGGTCGGCGACAGCGCCTGCAACCCGCAGAATGCCACCGACGCCGCCACCAAGGCGGTCAACATCGATCGCATCCTCGCCTCTGTCGGCCCCCACTGCTCGGGCGCGGTGCTGGCCGCGGCCAACTCGGTGACCGTGCCGGCCGGGGTGCTGATGGTGACGCCTTCGGCCACTTCGCCCGAAGTCAGCCGCATTGCCGACAAGGACCTGGTGTTCCGCACCGTGCCCTCCGACGACTACCAGGGCCGCGCCCTGGCGCGCACGCTCAAGGCACGCGGCATCACCAAGGTGGCGGTGGCCTATCTCAACAACGACTACGGCAAGGGCCTGGCCGAAGCCTTCAAGGCCGAGTTCGAGGCCGGCGGTGGCACCCTCGCCGGCTACTCCGGGCACGAGGACGGCAAGGCTTCCTACCGCTCCGATCTCGCCCAGCTCGCCCGCGGCGGTGCCGACACCCTGGTGATCTTCGACTACGGCGACGGCACCGGCCTCACCATTTTGCGCCAGGCGCTGGAGAACAACTTTTTCAAGACCTTCATCGGTGCCGACGGGATGAAGTCCGAAGCGGTGATCCGCGCCCTCGGCGAGCAGAACCTGAGCACCTTCTTCAGCTCCTCGCCGGTGGGCGAGGCTTCGGCCTCGCTCGACGCCTTCCGCACCGCGTTCCGCGCCGGTGGTGGCGATCCGGAAGCGATCTTCGTCACCACCTCCTACGACGCCGCCTTCCTCGTCGCGCTCGCGATCGAGCAGGCCGGCGGCGAGCGGAGCAAGCTGTCCGCCGCCCTGCGCGCGGTGGCTTCGGCACCGGGCGAGCCGATCCTCGCCGGCGAGTGGGCGAAGGCGAAGAAGCTGATCGCCGCAGGCAAGGACATCGACTACAAGGGGGCGGCCGGCGACCACGAGTTCGACCCGGCCGGCGACGTCCCCGGGCGCTACGCCTTCTTCAAGGTCAGTGGCGGTACCTACGAGGCCATCGCCGAGATGAAGTAG
- a CDS encoding branched-chain amino acid ABC transporter permease, with the protein MDLLGLANYAVFIAILIGIYGLLALGLNIQWGLSGLFNAGIAGFFAIGAYTSAILTGLPAAGRVGGFAWPLLAGWAAAMAAAALIAWPIGKVCLRFRSDYLAVATIGVAEIIRLVIRTEGWLTGGVRGVTGVPRPFGDLDYMPSQLAYLAIVAVLVLVAYLLVERQLKAPWGRMMRAIRDNEHAAAAMGKDVAARRLQAFVFGSALMGLAGALFVHFNRSITPEAIDPMIATFLVWIMLILGGAGNNRGAILGAALIWIIWSVSELLTDRLPTALAIQAKYARVFIIGLTLQLVLRFRPAGLLPERRATGAPPPG; encoded by the coding sequence ATGGATCTCCTCGGCCTCGCCAACTACGCGGTCTTCATCGCCATCCTGATCGGCATCTATGGCCTGCTCGCGCTTGGGCTGAACATCCAGTGGGGCTTGAGCGGCCTGTTCAACGCCGGCATCGCCGGCTTCTTCGCGATCGGCGCGTACACCTCGGCGATCCTCACCGGCCTGCCCGCGGCAGGGCGGGTGGGCGGCTTCGCGTGGCCGCTGCTTGCCGGCTGGGCAGCGGCGATGGCGGCCGCGGCGCTGATCGCGTGGCCGATCGGCAAGGTCTGCCTGCGCTTCCGCTCCGACTACCTCGCCGTCGCCACCATCGGCGTCGCCGAGATCATCCGCCTCGTGATCCGCACCGAAGGCTGGCTCACCGGTGGCGTGCGCGGCGTCACCGGGGTGCCGCGCCCGTTCGGCGATCTCGATTACATGCCGTCGCAGCTCGCCTACCTGGCGATCGTCGCGGTGCTGGTGCTGGTCGCCTACCTGCTCGTCGAGCGCCAGCTGAAAGCGCCCTGGGGGCGGATGATGCGCGCGATCCGCGACAACGAGCACGCCGCCGCGGCGATGGGCAAGGACGTCGCCGCGCGCCGCCTGCAGGCCTTCGTCTTCGGCTCCGCGCTGATGGGGCTGGCAGGGGCGCTGTTTGTCCATTTCAACCGCTCGATCACGCCCGAGGCGATCGATCCGATGATCGCCACCTTCCTGGTCTGGATCATGCTGATCCTCGGCGGGGCGGGCAACAACCGCGGCGCCATTCTCGGCGCGGCCCTGATCTGGATCATCTGGTCGGTGTCGGAGCTGCTCACCGACCGTCTGCCGACCGCGCTGGCGATCCAGGCCAAATATGCACGCGTGTTCATCATCGGCCTCACCCTGCAGCTGGTGCTGCGCTTCCGCCCCGCAGGCCTGCTGCCCGAGCGCCGGGCCACCGGCGCACCCCCGCCCGGGTAA